From Lagenorhynchus albirostris chromosome 10, mLagAlb1.1, whole genome shotgun sequence, the proteins below share one genomic window:
- the IQCF1 gene encoding IQ domain-containing protein F1 has translation MMGEKDQPKTINEHTKNEPQQNELILKSLPPAPLSNLEKAEAKQENIAATKGVDDANKRFRAIPRTQNRPPISNPEVVKIQAWWRGTLVCSTLLHVALRVWIIQGWWRHKLVKLHENRQRTALENFTRKEWVAVRLQSWVRMWHICWRYCHLLNAARIIQAYWRCHSCASQGFIKDHYRVTANQLHLELEILLGSGPCIVTECIPLPIKQ, from the exons ATGATGGGG GAGAAGGAccagcccaaaacaattaatgaaCACACCAAAAATGAGCCTCAGCAGAATGAGCTGATCTTGAAATCTTTACCGCCAGCACCATTATCGAACTTAgagaaggcagag GCTAAACAAGAGAATATAGCTGCAACAAAGGGAGTAGATGATGCTAATAAGAGATTCAGAGCA ATCCCAAGAACCCAAAACAGGCCTCCCATCAGTAATCCAGAAGTAGTAAAGATCCAGGCCTGGTGGCGGGGCACTCTGGTGTGCAGCACACTGCTGCACGTGGCTCTCAGAGTGTGGATCATTCAGGGCTGGTGGAGGCATAAGCTGGTGAAGCTGCATGAGAACAGGCAGCGGACAGCTCTGGAGAACTTTACACGGAAGGAGTGGGTAGCAGTCAGGCTGCAGTCCTGGGTCCGCATGTGGCACATCTGTTGGCGCTACTGCCATTTGCTCAACGCTGCCCGCATCATCCAGGCCTACTGGAGATGCCACTCCTGCGCTTCCCAGGGTTTCATCAAGGACCACTACAGAGTCACGGCCAACCAGCTGCATCTCGAACTCGAGATCTTGCTGGGCTCAGGGCCTTGCATTGTGACAGAGTGTATTCCCCTTCCAATAAAGCAGTGA